Genomic segment of Ignavibacteriales bacterium:
AAAATACAGGAAGCAGAATTCTATTTATTAGAAGATGGAACCCAAAATAGTATTTTGCAGTTACTGAACAAAAACGTAAAATTTAATAAAACTAAAATAAAGGTTGATACATTAGATTCGGTGCTAGGATCAGTAAACTTTTTGTCTCATGTCGACTTCATAAAAATAGATACACAGGGGAATGATCTTTCTGTTTTGCGCGGTGCCAAGGAGACTATTCTTAAAAATAGTCCCATAGTCTTAACCGAGGCGATCTTTATTCCATTGTATAAAAATCAGTGCTCGTACTTTGACCAATTCAATTTTATGAATAATCTTCACTACACATTAGCTGGGATTTATAATATCCATTATTGTGAAAACGGACAAATTGCTTTTGCAGATCTTCTTTTTATCCCTCCATCAATAAGGGAAATCGTAAATTCGAAAATTTTGTCGAAGCAGTCATTCTTTTGTGCTGATAATAATTTGTTGGCTGAAGAAAATAGAACCCTGAAATCAATATGTGAAGAAAGACTCGAATTGATTAATCGATTGAGCGAGGAAGCCGAGCGAAGATTGGAAATAATTAATCAACGGGATTCCGAAATAAAAAAGTTGAAGGATATTCATAAGTAATGGGTGCAATTAATTTTTCGTTAGATTTAAATTTAGTTAAGAATCTTAAAAAAGTACTTCCTTTAGATATTTTTGTTGAAACAGGGACATTTGAAGGGGATACAATTGAAAATGTTAAAGACCTATTCAGCGAGATTTATTCTGTTGAACTTTCAGAAGAATATTATAACAAAGTTAAAAAGAGATTTCAGTCAAAAGATGCAATTCACCTGTATTTGGACAGTTCGGAAAAGTTTTTAAAAAAGATCCACCCGGTGCTGAAAGAAAAATCAGTTCTTTATTGGTTAGATGCTCATTGGTGCGTTGCAGATAAAACCGCAGGAGAAAAATCTCAGTGCCCTTTGTTAGATGAGTTAGTGTCTATTCGGTCTCTCAACAAAAATAGTATAATAATAATTGACGATGCGCGGTTGTTAATAGCCCCTCCTCCATCTCCCCATGAAATTACTCAATGGCCGGATTTTAATTCAATCATTGCGTTATTTAGAAAATTGAGTACTGTACATGAAACGATAATATTAAACGATACGATTATTTTTTATCCAAAATCAATACGCGAAACAATTAAGGATTATGCCTATGAAAATTCCATCAACTGGCTGACAGTTCTAGACAAGTCCAGAGATTATGATACTCTTCTGAAACAACAGAAAGATATGTTGAAGCAAATGCAGGAAAAGGATAAAAAAATTATAGTTTTATCCGATGATTTGGTGGGTAAAGAAAAGGAAATAGATGATTTATTAGATGAAATAAAAGATAAAGACGATAAGATAATTTCGCTGTCAGATGATCTAGTTGGAAAGGAGAAAGAAATAAACTCATTACTAGATGATCTGAAAGAGAAGAAACAGACTATTGTATCATTATCTGATGATCTAATAGAGAAGGACAAGAAAATATTTGCTTTATCAGATGATCTAATAGAGAAGGACAAGAAAATATTTGCTTTATCAGATGATCTAATTATTAAAGAAAACACAATTACTAAACTTTCAAGTGAATTAATTGACAAGGAAAGTGAGATTGTTTTCTTATCTGAAAGTTTAAGCATTTTGAAAAAACGTCTCTCTACTCCAATATGGGGACTAATAACTTTGTTCCAATTTCATTTTCCAAAGCTTTGGGATTATATCTACAAAAAGAGAACAGGTATAACAGAGAAAAAAGAAACAGTTAAAAAGGAACAGGAACTAGAAGATTCAGCAATTCATGAGCCTGAACACAAGAATGTAGAAATTGACGAACCGGAAAAGAAGGGAACAAAAGCTAAAAAGAATAAGCTGAAATTTTTTACACCAAGATTAGGCCAATTAAATCATTATGAACCCACAGAATTATTAATTTCACCAAAATATTTAAATACAAAATTAATCGGAGATCCTCTTCGACTGTCAATTGTAACTCCATCATATAACCAAGCA
This window contains:
- a CDS encoding FkbM family methyltransferase; protein product: MVYELFSFISGFLPKDCTFIDVGAYHGSLTEGLLKAFPNSRGILFEPTLDSFNYLMKKFSYTNNLKMFNSALGDKIQEAEFYLLEDGTQNSILQLLNKNVKFNKTKIKVDTLDSVLGSVNFLSHVDFIKIDTQGNDLSVLRGAKETILKNSPIVLTEAIFIPLYKNQCSYFDQFNFMNNLHYTLAGIYNIHYCENGQIAFADLLFIPPSIREIVNSKILSKQSFFCADNNLLAEENRTLKSICEERLELINRLSEEAERRLEIINQRDSEIKKLKDIHK
- a CDS encoding glycosyltransferase, producing the protein MGAINFSLDLNLVKNLKKVLPLDIFVETGTFEGDTIENVKDLFSEIYSVELSEEYYNKVKKRFQSKDAIHLYLDSSEKFLKKIHPVLKEKSVLYWLDAHWCVADKTAGEKSQCPLLDELVSIRSLNKNSIIIIDDARLLIAPPPSPHEITQWPDFNSIIALFRKLSTVHETIILNDTIIFYPKSIRETIKDYAYENSINWLTVLDKSRDYDTLLKQQKDMLKQMQEKDKKIIVLSDDLVGKEKEIDDLLDEIKDKDDKIISLSDDLVGKEKEINSLLDDLKEKKQTIVSLSDDLIEKDKKIFALSDDLIEKDKKIFALSDDLIIKENTITKLSSELIDKESEIVFLSESLSILKKRLSTPIWGLITLFQFHFPKLWDYIYKKRTGITEKKETVKKEQELEDSAIHEPEHKNVEIDEPEKKGTKAKKNKLKFFTPRLGQLNHYEPTELLISPKYLNTKLIGDPLRLSIVTPSYNQAEFLERTIKSVLDQNYPDLEYVVQDGGSTDGSIEILEKYKAFLKSYSSERDKGQADAINKGFKLSTSDIMAYLNSDDIYLPGTFNYIINYFNTHSSVDVVYGHRILINDCDKEIGRWILPRHDKKVLAWADFIPQETLFWRRRIWEKVGGNLNDEFNFALDWDLLLRFQEAGAIIKRLPRFLAAFRVHPQQKTSTHISSLGESEMKIIREKYIGRNVSHAEINKNIFNYLAKSEVYHKLYQSGILRNK